One genomic window of Microbacterium sp. BH-3-3-3 includes the following:
- a CDS encoding glycoside hydrolase family 3 N-terminal domain-containing protein, translated as MNPSGTTHDRDRASDLVDAMSIEQRIGLLLHPIVILPDDPDASSGFGGPSMRELIVDHGIRFFALGALPDPQTTARIIADLQTLARSSGPRLPIVFSTDPRHSFVQNDGAAHRAAGVSQWPENLGLGAIGDEDLVRRYADIVRRDYLAMGIRMALHPQVDLATEPRWGRQAQSFGSSPAETSRLLEAFLDGLQGSELGPESVAATVKHFPGGGPQLDGEDPHFPYGREQVYPGGNFDAHLEPFRAAIAAGTAAIMPYYGMPVGLVVDGEEIEPVGFAFNRQVITGLLRERLGFDGVVLSDFGLVTDIEIAGKPFPARAWGVEHLSEIERIARLFSAGVDQLGGERDTALVRRAHDEGLLAAADIRRSAIRIVRLMDALGLLDEDVTPSTSVQLPRAGDQELGEQAQARALTVLRNGPDSAPLLPAPATARVHLVGLDEGALPDGWSAADAATADFAVVRTGAPFEHRDHFFLESGMQQGSLDFPQETVDRILELTLTLPVVLVVEMSRPAILRPFTDRVDAILADFGASDRVVLRVLRGEVEAEGRLPFELPRSMAAVAANHSDTPDDTADPLFPAGWRVSLPIAEGVSL; from the coding sequence ATGAACCCCTCCGGAACGACCCATGACCGCGATCGGGCGAGCGACCTCGTCGACGCGATGAGCATCGAGCAGAGGATCGGACTTCTCCTCCACCCGATCGTCATCCTGCCGGACGACCCTGACGCCTCCTCCGGTTTCGGCGGACCGAGCATGAGGGAGTTGATCGTCGATCACGGCATCCGCTTCTTCGCCCTCGGGGCCCTCCCGGACCCGCAGACCACGGCACGGATCATCGCCGACCTGCAGACGCTCGCCCGATCCAGCGGACCCCGTCTCCCGATCGTCTTCTCGACCGACCCTCGCCACTCCTTCGTGCAGAACGACGGCGCAGCGCATCGAGCGGCAGGCGTCTCGCAGTGGCCCGAGAACCTCGGCCTCGGCGCCATCGGCGATGAGGACCTCGTGCGCCGATACGCCGACATCGTCCGTCGGGACTACCTCGCCATGGGCATCCGCATGGCGCTGCACCCCCAGGTGGACCTTGCGACCGAGCCCCGCTGGGGCCGGCAGGCGCAGAGCTTCGGCTCCAGTCCCGCCGAGACGAGCCGCCTCCTCGAGGCGTTCCTCGACGGGCTCCAAGGCAGCGAACTCGGTCCGGAGAGCGTCGCCGCCACCGTGAAGCACTTCCCGGGCGGCGGACCTCAGCTCGACGGAGAGGACCCGCACTTCCCCTACGGCCGCGAGCAGGTCTACCCGGGTGGGAACTTCGACGCCCACCTCGAGCCCTTCCGAGCCGCCATCGCGGCAGGAACCGCTGCGATCATGCCCTACTACGGGATGCCGGTCGGGCTGGTCGTGGACGGGGAGGAGATCGAGCCGGTCGGCTTCGCGTTCAACCGGCAGGTCATCACGGGCCTGCTGCGCGAGCGACTTGGATTCGACGGCGTCGTGCTCAGCGACTTCGGGCTCGTCACCGACATCGAGATCGCGGGTAAGCCCTTCCCCGCGCGAGCCTGGGGCGTGGAGCACCTCAGTGAAATAGAGAGGATCGCGCGCCTCTTCTCGGCCGGAGTCGACCAGCTCGGCGGAGAGCGGGACACTGCCCTCGTCCGCCGCGCTCACGATGAGGGACTGCTCGCTGCCGCCGACATCCGCCGCTCCGCCATCCGGATCGTCCGCCTCATGGACGCACTCGGCCTCCTCGACGAGGACGTCACACCTTCGACGTCGGTGCAGCTCCCCCGCGCCGGGGACCAGGAGCTCGGGGAGCAGGCGCAGGCGCGCGCGCTCACGGTGCTGCGCAATGGACCGGACTCCGCTCCTCTTCTGCCGGCCCCGGCCACCGCCCGGGTGCACCTCGTCGGTCTCGACGAGGGGGCGCTCCCCGATGGCTGGAGTGCTGCCGATGCGGCGACGGCGGACTTCGCCGTCGTCCGCACGGGGGCGCCGTTCGAGCACCGCGACCACTTCTTCCTCGAATCCGGCATGCAGCAGGGATCCCTCGATTTCCCCCAGGAGACGGTCGACCGCATACTCGAGCTCACGCTGACGCTTCCCGTTGTGCTCGTGGTCGAGATGAGCCGACCGGCGATCCTCAGGCCCTTCACCGACCGCGTCGACGCGATACTCGCCGACTTCGGCGCCTCCGACCGAGTCGTGCTCCGCGTCCTCCGCGGCGAGGTCGAGGCCGAGGGCAGGCTGCCGTTCGAGCTGCCGCGATCGATGGCAGCTGTCGCCGCCAACCACTCCGACACCCCCGATGACACCGCCGACCCGCTCTTCCCCGCCGGCTGGCGCGTCTCACTGCCGATCGCCGAGGGAGTCTCCCTGTGA
- a CDS encoding response regulator transcription factor yields the protein MIDSAPIRVLIADDNRPFRRGVRLRLEHADGISVVGEAATGRDALAGALAAHADVVLMDLEMPEMNGIDATRAVVEESGGSTRVIVLTSHGEDRLVMRALRNGAAGYLLKTHDSAQLIDAIHAAHRGDALVSTHVTAPLLRDIAERRLSADDRAKVASLSASESRVVRLLSEGVTSNEQLAAQLVVSVNTVRTHIQSSLRKVDVSDRTQLALWGVRVGSELIARPDGRI from the coding sequence GTGATTGACAGTGCACCCATCCGGGTTCTCATCGCCGACGACAACCGCCCCTTCCGACGCGGAGTCCGCTTGCGCCTCGAGCACGCCGACGGGATCTCGGTCGTCGGAGAGGCCGCCACCGGTCGCGACGCGCTCGCCGGGGCGCTCGCCGCGCACGCCGACGTCGTGCTGATGGACCTCGAGATGCCTGAGATGAACGGCATCGACGCGACGCGCGCCGTCGTGGAGGAGTCGGGGGGCTCCACCCGCGTGATCGTGCTCACCAGCCATGGCGAGGACCGCCTGGTGATGCGGGCTCTGCGCAACGGAGCGGCGGGTTACCTGCTCAAGACGCACGACAGCGCCCAGCTCATCGACGCCATCCACGCCGCGCACCGTGGTGACGCTCTCGTGTCGACGCACGTGACGGCCCCCCTGCTGCGTGACATCGCCGAGCGCCGGCTGAGCGCCGACGATCGCGCCAAGGTCGCGTCGCTCAGCGCGTCGGAGAGCCGCGTGGTGCGGCTGCTCAGCGAGGGAGTCACCTCGAACGAGCAGCTGGCGGCGCAGTTGGTGGTCTCGGTGAACACCGTGCGCACCCACATCCAGTCCTCGCTGCGCAAGGTCGACGTCTCGGATCGCACGCAGCTCGCGCTGTGGGGAGTGCGGGTGGGCTCCGAGCTCATCGCTCGTCCGGATGGACGAATCTGA
- a CDS encoding ATP-binding cassette domain-containing protein, whose translation MTLLGISGLAVAYPGRGWRKPAFQALHDVSLDIREGETVGLVGESGSGKSTLGRAVLGLAPISAGSIRFDGQDITRADRRERRRLASDIQVVFQDPYSSLSPSLTVGEILSEPLRVREGSKRDARARISEALQLVRLPQDAVDRLPREFSGGQRQRIAIARALVLEPRLIVCDEPVSALDLTTQSRVLELFVEVQQRTGVSYLFISHDLSVVRVMSHRIAVMRHGRILETGTAAEVSETPQHPYTRQLLLAAPVADPTQQAARRAAYTASRTADVGDAGENR comes from the coding sequence ATGACGCTTCTCGGCATCTCCGGCCTCGCCGTTGCCTACCCCGGACGCGGCTGGCGCAAGCCGGCCTTCCAGGCGCTGCACGACGTCTCGCTCGACATCCGCGAGGGCGAGACGGTCGGACTCGTCGGTGAATCCGGGTCGGGCAAATCCACCCTCGGGCGGGCCGTGCTCGGCCTCGCCCCCATCAGCGCCGGGAGCATCCGCTTCGACGGGCAGGACATCACCCGAGCCGACCGACGTGAGCGCCGCCGCCTGGCCTCGGACATCCAGGTCGTCTTCCAAGACCCCTACTCCTCGCTCAGCCCTTCGCTCACCGTCGGCGAGATCCTCAGCGAGCCGCTGCGCGTCCGCGAGGGGAGCAAGCGCGACGCGAGAGCGCGGATCTCCGAAGCGCTCCAGCTCGTCCGGCTTCCTCAGGACGCCGTCGACCGGCTGCCTCGCGAGTTCTCCGGGGGCCAGCGTCAGCGGATCGCCATCGCCCGCGCGCTCGTCCTCGAACCGCGGCTCATCGTCTGCGATGAGCCCGTGTCCGCACTCGATCTCACCACCCAGTCGCGCGTCCTCGAGCTGTTCGTCGAGGTGCAGCAGCGCACCGGCGTCTCCTACCTCTTCATCTCGCACGACCTCTCGGTCGTCCGGGTGATGAGTCACCGCATCGCGGTGATGCGCCACGGCCGGATCCTCGAGACCGGGACCGCGGCCGAGGTGTCGGAGACGCCCCAGCATCCGTACACGCGGCAGTTGCTCCTCGCGGCTCCTGTCGCCGATCCGACACAGCAGGCGGCGCGACGCGCCGCCTACACAGCTTCGCGAACCGCCGACGTCGGCGACGCGGGAGAGAACCGATGA
- a CDS encoding alpha-L-rhamnosidase, whose product MITALRLRAEYRTDSPWVAVARPRLSWIAETDDPDWAQSAAEITLDDGRSTVVEGADHVFVAWPFASLAPREEVTARVRLRDALGAWSEPSDPCRIRLGSVPAEDWRARLIGLAEPTDAAQPFIVRRTITVDRPLASATLYWTALGAATVRIDGRPIDDTVLSPGWTSYADRLVHESVEVTSRLAPGDHVLGAEVTGAWYTESYGFGEEARRVYGDQPSVALQLHLLYEDGTEETIASTPEWEAAASPEVIASGLYEGETIVHSAAGPWWADSSQWPSAREASEQPVPVARFSEPVRRIEELQVVEVLTTPSGRTVLDFGQNLVGRLRLDVEGPAGTTIIARHAEVLEDGELAVRPLRRATSTDTFVLSGEGRESFEPAGTFHGFRYAEITGWPGAMDPDRIRAVVIHSDMRRTGSFRTSHPLLQRLHENVVWSMRGNFLALPTDCPQRDERLGWTGDAQIFAPTASTLYDCNGFLAHWLVDLRACQARSSGVVPTLVPNVFGFAWPAAGWGDAATVVPSVLADRFDDDQLLHDSVDSMTAWVQVELEAAGGAGLWESTLQFGDWLDPAAPADMAGAAKTSPGIVATAYLFRSLTLLAEAAARADRIEDAAWAWERAAEVREAFLEAYVAPSGRMVSDAPTAYALALRFGIAVDPGTRAALAARLAEVTRRDAFHISTGFIGTPLVLDALSDFGYDAEASALLLQTRVPSWLYPVTMGATTVWERWDSMLPDGTVNPGEMTSFNHYALGAVVDWLYRRVAGLEPIERGYARVRFAPIALPGLDDAAVELDTPAGRYSASWRRHDGRIDWTLTVPAHGRADVVLPGLASTEAGSGHHAWSTANPAPNPGSALSLWSPVAEIVLSPPAYRAVMEALESSDPGLADLVRRRTDWTLRTPLAAALFSVPASVVDTVGAVLDALGPPAPAASVQEDDH is encoded by the coding sequence GTGATCACCGCGCTCCGGCTGCGCGCCGAGTACCGCACCGACTCGCCCTGGGTCGCCGTCGCCCGCCCCCGACTCAGCTGGATCGCCGAGACGGACGATCCCGACTGGGCGCAGTCCGCCGCGGAGATCACCCTCGATGACGGGAGGAGCACCGTCGTCGAGGGCGCTGACCACGTCTTCGTGGCCTGGCCTTTCGCTTCACTCGCGCCGCGCGAAGAGGTCACCGCGCGAGTCCGACTCCGGGATGCGCTCGGCGCCTGGTCCGAACCCAGCGACCCCTGCCGGATCCGGCTCGGATCCGTCCCGGCGGAGGACTGGCGGGCTCGCCTCATCGGGCTCGCAGAACCCACCGACGCGGCGCAGCCCTTCATCGTTCGGCGCACCATCACCGTCGACCGCCCGCTCGCGAGTGCGACCCTCTACTGGACCGCACTCGGCGCAGCCACCGTCCGCATCGACGGGCGACCGATCGATGACACGGTGCTCTCCCCCGGCTGGACCAGCTACGCCGACCGGCTCGTCCACGAGTCGGTCGAGGTGACCTCGCGACTCGCACCCGGCGACCACGTGCTCGGCGCGGAGGTCACTGGCGCCTGGTACACCGAGAGCTACGGCTTCGGCGAGGAAGCCCGCCGCGTCTACGGCGACCAGCCCTCTGTCGCCCTGCAGCTCCACCTCCTCTATGAGGACGGCACGGAGGAGACGATCGCCTCCACCCCGGAATGGGAGGCCGCCGCCTCCCCGGAGGTCATCGCGTCCGGGCTCTACGAGGGCGAGACCATCGTCCACAGCGCGGCCGGACCCTGGTGGGCCGATTCGTCACAGTGGCCGTCCGCGCGAGAAGCGTCCGAGCAACCGGTGCCGGTTGCTCGGTTCAGCGAGCCGGTCCGCAGGATCGAGGAGCTGCAGGTCGTCGAGGTCCTCACCACGCCGTCGGGTCGCACCGTCCTCGACTTCGGCCAGAACCTCGTCGGCCGCCTGCGCCTGGACGTGGAGGGACCGGCCGGCACGACGATCATCGCCCGCCACGCCGAGGTGCTCGAGGACGGCGAGCTCGCCGTCCGTCCGCTGCGCCGCGCCACCTCGACCGACACTTTCGTCCTCTCCGGCGAGGGCCGGGAGAGCTTCGAGCCGGCCGGCACGTTCCACGGCTTCCGCTACGCTGAGATCACCGGCTGGCCTGGAGCGATGGATCCCGACCGCATCCGCGCCGTGGTGATCCACAGCGACATGCGCCGCACCGGCAGCTTCCGCACCTCCCACCCGTTGCTGCAGCGGCTGCACGAGAACGTCGTGTGGAGCATGCGGGGGAACTTCCTCGCGCTGCCCACCGACTGCCCGCAGCGCGACGAGCGGCTCGGCTGGACCGGGGACGCGCAGATCTTCGCACCGACCGCGTCGACTCTGTACGACTGCAACGGCTTCCTCGCTCACTGGCTGGTCGATCTGCGCGCCTGTCAGGCGCGCAGCAGCGGGGTTGTGCCCACTCTTGTCCCCAACGTCTTCGGATTCGCCTGGCCGGCCGCCGGCTGGGGGGACGCCGCCACCGTCGTTCCCAGCGTGCTCGCCGACCGCTTCGACGACGACCAGCTGCTCCACGACTCCGTCGACAGCATGACCGCGTGGGTGCAGGTCGAACTCGAGGCGGCAGGAGGAGCAGGGCTCTGGGAGAGCACCCTGCAGTTCGGAGACTGGCTCGACCCTGCAGCGCCCGCCGATATGGCCGGTGCGGCGAAGACCTCTCCTGGCATCGTCGCGACCGCCTACCTCTTCCGCTCCCTCACCCTCCTGGCCGAGGCTGCCGCTCGAGCAGACCGGATTGAGGACGCCGCGTGGGCGTGGGAACGCGCGGCGGAGGTTCGCGAGGCATTCCTGGAGGCGTATGTCGCTCCGAGTGGTCGCATGGTGTCCGACGCCCCGACCGCATACGCCCTGGCCCTGCGCTTCGGAATCGCCGTCGATCCCGGTACTAGGGCAGCCCTCGCCGCACGCCTGGCCGAGGTCACCCGGCGCGACGCCTTCCACATCTCGACCGGGTTCATCGGGACGCCGCTCGTCCTCGACGCTCTGAGCGACTTCGGCTACGACGCGGAGGCATCGGCTCTGCTGCTGCAGACCCGTGTGCCGTCGTGGCTGTACCCCGTGACCATGGGAGCGACGACCGTCTGGGAGCGATGGGATTCGATGCTGCCCGACGGGACCGTCAACCCCGGCGAGATGACCTCGTTCAACCACTACGCCCTCGGGGCCGTCGTCGACTGGCTCTACCGTCGCGTCGCCGGGCTCGAGCCGATCGAGCGCGGCTACGCACGCGTGCGCTTCGCGCCGATCGCCCTGCCCGGCCTCGACGACGCGGCAGTGGAACTCGACACACCTGCCGGCCGTTACAGCGCGAGCTGGCGACGCCACGACGGGCGAATCGACTGGACCCTCACCGTGCCGGCGCACGGCCGGGCTGACGTGGTCCTCCCGGGTCTCGCGAGCACGGAGGCCGGTTCCGGCCACCATGCGTGGAGCACCGCGAACCCGGCGCCAAACCCGGGATCCGCCCTCTCCCTGTGGAGCCCGGTCGCCGAGATCGTCCTCTCCCCTCCCGCCTATCGCGCCGTCATGGAGGCGCTCGAAAGCTCCGACCCCGGCCTCGCCGACCTCGTCCGACGCCGAACCGACTGGACGCTGCGTACTCCGCTCGCCGCAGCGCTCTTCTCCGTGCCGGCGAGCGTCGTCGACACGGTCGGAGCCGTACTCGACGCCCTCGGTCCGCCCGCACCCGCCGCCTCAGTCCAGGAAGACGATCACTGA
- a CDS encoding sensor histidine kinase produces the protein MVGETQTVQESAGTGQVIQAMRSPVFTAVVFLATVVQVCADPLVALWTGAGEWGHQLPPAVVIGLAALGCLAQALCVTQAAHRPVSAMLGALACYLAIALWLGVPTWASPMQLVVAVAMFAVGSARSIPVAAAWAGASVLVAVVGLGLWAAAAGAPTGAVVSFVLTEGTALASVCFAGVALGMLWAVLERRTQRARRRALAFKAQQAEAVEASRNAERGRIAQELHDVAGQHLAGLVSLCDASVELAPEHPQQALHLIEEVRAEGRYAAASLYGALGDLRAVDSSAQTPTPDLRSLSALVAFWRERGMDVRVTTTGDLQSPPVVVSTTAYRAISEGLSNAAKHAAGAAVDIGVHVDADRLTATVANGPARRVRADEDDLGLGWGLDSLRQKLTLVDGSVDASADDQGGWHLGVEIPFPRTTEAERD, from the coding sequence ATGGTGGGGGAAACGCAGACGGTGCAGGAATCCGCGGGTACCGGGCAGGTGATCCAGGCGATGCGCTCGCCCGTCTTCACGGCGGTGGTGTTCCTCGCGACCGTCGTGCAGGTGTGCGCAGACCCGCTGGTCGCCCTGTGGACGGGCGCGGGGGAGTGGGGGCACCAGCTGCCGCCGGCCGTCGTCATCGGCCTCGCCGCCCTCGGATGCCTCGCCCAGGCGCTCTGCGTCACACAAGCGGCCCACCGCCCCGTATCGGCCATGCTGGGGGCCCTGGCCTGCTACCTCGCGATCGCTCTGTGGTTGGGGGTTCCGACGTGGGCGTCTCCGATGCAGTTGGTCGTCGCGGTGGCGATGTTCGCCGTCGGCAGCGCGCGGTCGATTCCCGTCGCCGCGGCGTGGGCGGGGGCGAGCGTGCTCGTGGCCGTGGTGGGGCTGGGCCTCTGGGCCGCGGCGGCCGGAGCGCCGACCGGCGCCGTCGTCAGCTTCGTTCTCACGGAGGGCACCGCCCTGGCATCCGTGTGCTTCGCCGGCGTGGCCCTGGGGATGCTGTGGGCGGTGCTCGAGCGGCGCACGCAGCGCGCCCGTCGACGCGCACTCGCCTTCAAGGCTCAGCAGGCCGAAGCCGTCGAGGCGTCGCGCAACGCCGAACGCGGCCGCATCGCCCAGGAACTGCACGACGTCGCCGGTCAGCACCTGGCGGGGCTCGTCTCGCTGTGCGACGCGTCGGTGGAACTCGCGCCGGAGCACCCGCAGCAGGCACTGCACCTCATCGAAGAGGTGCGCGCCGAAGGACGCTATGCCGCCGCGAGCCTCTACGGCGCGCTCGGCGACCTGCGGGCCGTCGATTCCTCGGCCCAGACGCCCACGCCGGATCTGCGGAGCCTCTCCGCGCTCGTCGCGTTCTGGCGCGAGCGCGGCATGGACGTGCGGGTGACGACGACCGGGGATCTGCAGTCGCCGCCCGTGGTCGTCTCGACCACCGCGTACCGGGCCATCTCGGAGGGGCTCTCGAACGCCGCCAAGCACGCGGCGGGAGCCGCCGTCGACATCGGGGTGCACGTCGACGCCGACCGGCTGACCGCGACGGTCGCGAACGGACCGGCGAGACGGGTGAGGGCCGACGAGGACGACCTCGGACTCGGCTGGGGGTTGGATAGCCTGCGCCAGAAGCTCACTCTCGTCGACGGGTCCGTCGACGCGTCGGCAGACGACCAGGGGGGCTGGCACCTGGGGGTGGAGATCCCCTTCCCGAGGACGACGGAGGCGGAACGTGATTGA
- a CDS encoding ABC transporter permease, translated as MISFIFRRIGAGLVTIATLCVLAFFLLYLGAGATARNIVGQTASNEIVQRKAAELGLDRPLAVQFGDWLVHSVAGDLGRSWFTGEAVTTTLLVRVPVTLSITLGAILLAAVLSIALGALAAARRGWLDRGVQVASVIGASIPGFLFALALATVFGLTLRWFPATGYVPLGTSFTGWLSTVTLPVVALAIGATASVAQQVRGSMIDVLRLDYVRTLRSRGLTSKRVIYRHVLRNAAGPALGVLGLQFVVVFGGAVIVEQVFSLPGLGQAAVAATSQGDIPVVMGVILVTAVLVVLINLAIDLLQGWLNPKVRLS; from the coding sequence ATGATCTCCTTCATCTTCCGCCGCATCGGCGCAGGACTCGTCACCATCGCCACACTCTGTGTCCTCGCGTTCTTCCTCCTCTACCTGGGTGCCGGCGCGACCGCTCGTAACATCGTTGGGCAGACCGCGTCCAACGAGATCGTGCAGCGCAAGGCCGCTGAACTCGGTCTCGACCGCCCGCTCGCTGTCCAGTTCGGGGACTGGCTAGTCCACTCCGTCGCCGGCGACCTCGGCCGTTCCTGGTTCACCGGTGAGGCGGTCACGACCACCCTCCTGGTCCGCGTCCCCGTGACGCTCTCGATCACCCTCGGCGCGATCCTGCTCGCCGCAGTGCTGTCCATCGCGCTCGGTGCTCTTGCCGCCGCTCGACGGGGCTGGCTTGACCGTGGCGTGCAGGTGGCATCCGTCATCGGCGCCTCGATCCCCGGATTCCTCTTCGCTCTGGCCCTGGCGACCGTCTTCGGGCTCACGTTGCGCTGGTTCCCCGCGACCGGGTACGTCCCATTGGGCACCTCCTTCACGGGGTGGCTCTCGACCGTGACCCTCCCGGTCGTCGCCCTCGCTATCGGCGCGACCGCTTCCGTCGCCCAGCAGGTCCGCGGATCGATGATCGATGTCCTCCGCCTGGATTACGTCCGCACCCTGCGCTCTCGGGGTCTGACGTCGAAGCGCGTGATCTACCGTCACGTGCTCCGCAACGCCGCCGGTCCGGCGCTCGGCGTCCTGGGGCTGCAGTTCGTCGTGGTCTTCGGTGGGGCGGTGATCGTCGAGCAGGTGTTCTCCCTCCCCGGTCTCGGCCAGGCAGCGGTCGCGGCGACCTCGCAGGGCGACATCCCCGTCGTCATGGGCGTGATCCTCGTCACGGCCGTCCTCGTCGTCCTCATCAACCTCGCCATCGACCTCCTCCAGGGCTGGCTGAACCCGAAGGTCCGACTCTCATGA
- a CDS encoding dipeptide/oligopeptide/nickel ABC transporter permease/ATP-binding protein: MTSSPDVYTAAIPQGPPKTRKSLFRRLLGNPLGLIAIVYLALLAAVACIGPFLTPYDPNTADIGNVLSAPGAEHLLGGDSAGRDVLSRLIVATSISIAGALVTVIVAAAIGIPLGLIAGFYGRWFDSVAAWLSGLVMSLPALVVLLAVRAVVGPSLWLVMAIFGVLISPAFYRVISGSVRAVREELYIDAAKVAGLSDARVISRHVLTAVRAPAVLLVAGIFGVGVGIQAILDFLGLGDTSLPTWGGMLSEGFYNLLRAPGLMIWPSLAIGLTCVALTLLGTAVRDEMESSGDHAVRARSAWTAPQPRPAAAVGTATAPTGAAAPLLAITDLAVAYPRGKGWTTVVDGATLTVAAGEIHALIGESGSGKTQTAWATLGLLPAGGRIVAGSIAFDGQELVGSGEVTMQRLRGRRIAYVPQEPLSNLDPSFTIGSQLVEPMRTVMGMSKTDAHARAKALLTRVGIVDPDRTMSSYPHQISGGMAQRILIAGAVSCEPSLLIADEPTTALDVTVQAEVLALLRELQQEFGLAVLLVTHNFGVVADLADRVSVMRAGTVVETGTIAEVFTAPRHPYTRSLFAALLDDAPTRAPWQPRTEVSP, encoded by the coding sequence ATGACCTCCTCCCCCGACGTGTACACGGCCGCCATCCCGCAGGGTCCACCGAAGACCAGGAAGAGCTTGTTCCGCCGCCTGCTCGGCAATCCCCTCGGGCTGATCGCGATCGTCTACCTCGCGCTCCTCGCCGCCGTGGCGTGCATCGGCCCCTTCCTCACCCCCTACGACCCGAACACCGCCGACATCGGCAACGTGCTCTCCGCTCCCGGCGCCGAGCACCTCCTCGGCGGCGACAGCGCCGGACGCGATGTCCTCTCCCGTCTGATCGTCGCGACCTCGATCAGCATCGCCGGAGCCCTCGTCACCGTCATCGTCGCAGCGGCCATCGGCATCCCCCTCGGACTCATCGCGGGCTTCTACGGTCGCTGGTTCGACTCCGTCGCCGCCTGGCTTTCCGGACTGGTCATGTCGCTGCCGGCGCTCGTGGTCCTCCTCGCGGTCCGCGCCGTCGTCGGCCCCTCGCTCTGGCTCGTCATGGCGATCTTCGGCGTCCTCATCTCCCCCGCCTTCTACCGCGTAATCTCGGGCTCAGTTCGAGCTGTGCGCGAAGAGCTCTACATCGACGCGGCGAAGGTCGCCGGCCTCAGCGACGCCCGGGTGATCAGCCGCCATGTGCTCACTGCAGTCCGCGCCCCGGCCGTGCTCCTCGTCGCGGGGATCTTCGGCGTCGGCGTCGGCATTCAGGCGATCCTCGACTTCCTCGGTCTCGGTGACACGTCCCTGCCCACCTGGGGCGGCATGCTCAGCGAAGGCTTCTACAACCTCCTCCGCGCACCCGGCCTGATGATCTGGCCGAGCCTGGCGATCGGTCTCACCTGCGTCGCGCTGACGCTGCTCGGGACTGCCGTCCGCGACGAGATGGAGTCGTCGGGTGACCACGCCGTGCGCGCCAGGAGCGCGTGGACTGCTCCCCAGCCGCGTCCCGCCGCCGCCGTGGGCACGGCCACCGCTCCGACCGGAGCGGCGGCCCCGCTCCTCGCGATCACCGACCTCGCCGTCGCCTACCCCAGAGGGAAGGGTTGGACGACCGTCGTCGACGGAGCGACCCTCACCGTTGCCGCAGGAGAGATCCACGCGCTGATCGGCGAGTCCGGATCGGGCAAGACCCAGACCGCCTGGGCGACCCTCGGACTGCTGCCCGCCGGCGGCAGGATCGTTGCCGGGTCGATCGCCTTCGACGGGCAGGAGCTCGTCGGCTCCGGCGAGGTGACGATGCAGCGGCTGCGCGGCCGACGCATCGCCTACGTGCCGCAGGAGCCGCTGAGCAACCTCGACCCCTCCTTCACCATCGGCTCCCAGCTCGTCGAGCCGATGCGCACCGTCATGGGCATGAGCAAGACCGATGCCCATGCTCGCGCGAAGGCCCTGTTGACCAGGGTCGGCATCGTCGATCCGGACCGCACGATGTCGTCCTACCCCCACCAGATCTCCGGCGGCATGGCTCAGCGCATCCTCATCGCGGGGGCCGTCTCGTGCGAGCCCTCCCTTCTCATCGCGGATGAGCCCACCACGGCGCTCGATGTCACCGTGCAGGCGGAGGTTCTGGCGCTGCTGCGTGAGCTGCAGCAGGAGTTTGGCCTCGCGGTCCTCCTCGTTACGCACAACTTCGGCGTGGTCGCCGACCTCGCCGACCGGGTGTCGGTTATGCGCGCGGGCACGGTCGTCGAGACCGGCACGATCGCCGAGGTGTTCACCGCCCCTCGGCACCCCTACACCCGCAGCCTGTTCGCCGCTCTTCTTGACGACGCGCCGACCCGCGCACCCTGGCAGCCCCGCACGGAGGTCTCCCCATGA